The following proteins are encoded in a genomic region of Ictalurus punctatus breed USDA103 chromosome 15, Coco_2.0, whole genome shotgun sequence:
- the pan2 gene encoding PAN2-PAN3 deadenylation complex catalytic subunit PAN2 isoform X2, with protein MMNFDGMDPGLGEYAAGLHGGLEPGLDPALDPALLQAVELDPDAMAVPVVEGMYSELHSVASEVGVPVTATHFDLQEELLWIGNHRGHASSFFGPTMGRYSSFQVHLADDIRHIQSMDTSVLFLTKSNLKCLTRGGLIMFDYPMEEGVDMHSLLLTDNNTLLLGGLQNYVTEVDLNTVQETQKFTVEIPGVAIMRQSNRFFFCGHTSGKVSLRDLRTFKLEHEFDAYSGSLSDFDVHGNLLAACGFSSRGLNGLSCDRFLMVYDLRMMRAVTPLQVHVDPLFLRFIPTYTSRLAIISQTGQCQFCEPTGLANLADIFHVNTVGQLLMSFDVSSSKQALAFGDSSGCVHLWSSAPDVSFNDYSRETELALPCLVDSLPQLDWNHELVPISLVPMPLTSTEPLLSDWPSNLITPSPRHAPAVDPEILRTMKTVGFIGYAPNPRTRPRNQVPYKIKEVELEYDSYNQVPESPIGRDEEPHLYMVPKKYRKVTIKYSKLGLEDFDFKHYNRTLFAGLEPHIPNAYCNCMIQVLYFLEPIRCLVQNHLCQKEFCLACELGFLFHMLDLSRGDPCQASNFLRAFRTIPEASALGLILADSDEQTGKARLGRLIQSWNCFILTQLHQETQEQEGPQAYRGTSSTLGSSGESVIGRLFGCEVENSSLCRCGKETVRSSLTLLFTMHYPEHSSLEKFPEYNFADILKKSICLEQSTQAWCENCEKYQPTVQTRNIRCLPDVLVVNCEVNSVKEAEFWKAQAEYSFNKALKKEAAEPPKPKEPLPTEWDEVGNAEGLTFDTRAEDLRHVWIPQSLKMCINKTHGLEVCSWLETDELSPEEESEGAAVYDLVVTVPHILDPRTGGNLVAHIKVGETYHQRKEGVTHQQWYLFNDFLIEPIDKTEAAQFDLSWKVPAIVYYARRNYHTKYDLRIKNPIEANVLLTEASLARKQRKSHATFIPLMVSEMPQAGDLVGLDAEFVTLNQEEAELRSDGTKSTIKPSQMSVARITCVRGQGPNEGVPFIDDYISTQEQVVDYLTQYSGIKPGDLDAKISSKHLTTLKSTYLKLRFLIDTGVRFVGHGLQKDFRVINLLVLKDQVIDTVYLFHMPRKRMISLRFLAWCFLDLNIQSETHDSIEDARTALQLYRKYLELSRGGLEEFRKVLKGLYEKGRKLDWKVPESDSADSQGSPKGTAVFPSVLGL; from the exons ATGATGAACTTCGACGGTATGGACCCGGGACTGGGCGAGTACGCGGCCGGCCTGCACGGTGGCCTGGAGCCCGGGCTGGACCCGGCTCTGGACCCGGCGCTGCTGCAGGCCGTGGAGCTGGACCCGGACGCCATGGCCGTGCCCGTGGTCGAGGGCATGTACTCCGAGCTGCACAGTGTGGCATCCGAGGTCGGAGTTCCAGTCACAGCGACCCACTTCGACTTGCAGGAAGAGCTGCTGTGGATCGGGAACCACCGG GGACATGCAAGCTCCTTTTTTGGGCCCACGATGGGGCGTTACTCCTCTTTCCAGGTGCACCTGGCTGATGACATCCGCCATATTCAGAGCATGGACACCAGCGTCCTGTTTTTGACTAAGAGTAACCTCAAGTGCCTTACACGCGGAGGCCTCATCATGTTCGACTACCC GATGGAGGAGGGTGTTGACATGCACAGTTTGCTGCTCACTGACAATAACACGCTGTTGTTGGGAGGCTTGCAGAACTATGTGACCGAGGTGGATCTGAACACCGTGCAGGAAACACAAAAA TTCACCGTGGAGATCCCTGGCGTGGCCATCATGAGGCAGTCCAATCGTTTCTTCTTTTGTGGACATACGTCAGGAAAG GTGTCTTTGCGAGATCTGCGCACCTTTAAATTGGAGCACGAGTTTGACGCGTACTCGGGCAGCCTTTCCGATTTTGATGTTCATGGCAACCTGCTGGCGGCGTGCGGTTTCTCCAGCCGTGGCCTCAACGGCCTGTCATGTGATCGCTTCCTAATGGTGTACGACCTGCGCATGATGCGAGCTGTTACCCCTCTGCAGGTGCACGTGGATCCGCTGTTCCTCCGCTTCATCCCTACCTACACTTCCCGACTGGCCATTATCTCCCAGACAG GTCAGTGTCAGTTCTGCGAGCCCACAGGTCTGGCTAACCTGGCTGATATTTTCCACGTGAACACAGTAGGCCAGCTGCTAATGAGCTTCGACGTGTCGAGCAGTAAGCAGGCGCTGGCTTTCGGAGACTCGAGCGGTTGTGTGCACCTGTGGTCCAGCGCCCCCGATGTCTCCTTCAACGACTACTCCAGAGAGACGGAGCTGGCACTGCCGTGCCTCGTAGACTCACTGCCCCAGCTGGACTGGAACCATGAGCTGGTTCCCATTTCTCTGGTGCCCATGCCACTCACCAGCACAGAGCCTCTTCTCTCAGACTGGCCCAGCAACCTCATCACACCCAGCCCCAG ACACGCACCTGCCGTTGACCCAGAGATTTTGAGGACGATGAAGACTGTCGGGTTTATTGGATATGCCCCGAACCCTCGTACACGCCCCAGAAATCAG GTTCCTTATAAGATAAAGGAGGTGGAGCTGGAGTATGACAGCTATAACCAGGTTCCAGAGTCTCCAATTGGACGAGATGAGGAGCCACACCTTTACATGGTGCCAAAGAAGTACAGAAAG GTCACCATCAAATACTCCAAACTGGGGCTGGAGGACTTTGACTTCAAGCATTACAACAGAACTCTGTTTGCTGGTTTGGAGCCTCATATACCCAATGCTTACTGTAACTGTATGATCCAG GTGTTGTATTTCCTGGAGCCAATTAGATGCTTGGTGCAGAATCACCTGTGTCAGAAGGAGTTCTGTTTGGCCTGTGAGCTCGGCTTCCTCTTTCATATGCTGGATCTGAGCAGAGGAGACCCCTGCCAG GCCAGTAATTTCCTGCGGGCGTTCCGGACCATCCCTGAAGCGTCGGCTCTCGGCTTGATCCTGGCCGATTCTGACGAGCAGACGGGCAAAGCCAGGCTCGGTCGCCTAATCCAGAGCTGGAACTGCTTCATCCTCACACAGCTGCATCAGGAAACTCAGGAGCAGGAAGGACCTCAGGCTTACAGAGGGACCAGCAG tacACTGGGTTCCTCAGGGGAGTCAGTGATCGGCAGGCTGTTTGGCTGTGAGGTGGAGAACAGTAGTCTCTGTCGCTGTGGGAAGGAGACGGTGCGCTCCTCACTCACCCTACTCTTCACCATGCACTACCCTGAGCACAGCTCCCTtg aaaagtTCCCAGAATATAACTTTGCTGACATCCTGAAGAAGAGCATCTGTCTGGAGCAGAGCACACAGGCCTGGTGTGAAAACTGTGAAAAATATCAGCCCACA gtgcagaCAAGGAACATCCGTTGTCTGCCTGATGTGTTGGTGGTAAACTGTGAGGTGAACAGTGTGAAAGAAGCAGAGTTCTGGAAAGCCCAAGCTGAG TACTCCTTCAACAAGGCACTGAAGAAAGAAGCTGCAGAGCCACCAAAGCCCAAAGAGCCTCTTCCTACAGAGTG GGATGAGGTCGGCAATGCGGAAGGTTTAACCTTTGACACACGAGCAGAGGACCTGAGGCATGTGTGGATTCCACAGAGTCTAAAGATGTGCATTAATAAGACACACGGTCTGGAGGTGTGCAGCTGGCTCGAGACTGATGAG TTAAGTCCAGAGGAAGAGTCTGAGGGCGCTGCTGTATATGACCTGGTGGTCACTGTGCCTCACATTCTCGACCCCCGTACAGGTGGAAACCTGGTGGCTCATATCAAAGTGGGAGAGACGTACCACCAGAGGAAAGAG GGGGTCACACATCAGCAGTGGTACCTCTTCAATGACTTCCTGATTGAGCCCATTGATAAG ACTGAAGCGGCTCAGTTTGATTTAAGCTGGAAGGTGCCGGCCATCGTTTACTACGCCAGGAGGAACTACCATACTAAATATGACCTGCGCA TTAAAAACCCGATTGAAGCCAACGTCCTGCTGACAGAAGCATCACTGGCCCGCAAACAGAGGAAGAGTCACGCTACATTCATCCCTCTGATGGTGAGTGAGATGCCTCAGGCTGGAGACCTTGTGGGACTGGACGCAGAGTTTGTCACGCTCAATCAG GAAGAGGCGGAGCTACGAAGCGACGGTACCAAGTCCACCATAAAGCCGAGCCAGATGTCTGTGGCTCGTATAACTTGCGTGAGGGGACAGGGGCCAAACGAGGGGGTTCCTTTTATTGACGATTACATTTCAACACAGGAGCAG GTGGTCGATTACTTGACTCAGTACTCGGGAATCAAACCTGGTGACCTGGATGCCAAAATTTCTTCTAAGCACTTAACCACCCTTAAGTCCACTTACCTCAAACTCCGCTTCCTTATCGACACCGGAGTTCGTTTTGTTGGCCACGGTTTACAGAAGGACTTCCGAGTCATAAACCTGCTG GTCCTGAAAGACCAGGTGATAGACACAGTCTACCTCTTCCACATGCCCAGGAAAAGAATGATCTCTCTGCGTTTCCTTGCCTGGTGTTTCCTGG ACTTAAACATTCAGAGTGAGACCCACGACAGTATAGAGGACGCACGCACCGCTCTGCAGCTGTACAGGAAGTACTTAGAGCTGAGCCGTGGGGGGCTGGAGGAGTTCCGGAAAGTGCTAAAGGGCCTTTATGAAAAAGGACGTAAGCTAGACTGGAAAGTGCCAGAGTCAGACTCTGCAGACAGCCAGGGAAGCCCCAAAG GTACCGCTGTGTTCCCCTCAGTGCTCGGCTTATGA
- the pan2 gene encoding PAN2-PAN3 deadenylation complex catalytic subunit PAN2 isoform X1, which produces MMNFDGMDPGLGEYAAGLHGGLEPGLDPALDPALLQAVELDPDAMAVPVVEGMYSELHSVASEVGVPVTATHFDLQEELLWIGNHRGHASSFFGPTMGRYSSFQVHLADDIRHIQSMDTSVLFLTKSNLKCLTRGGLIMFDYPMEEGVDMHSLLLTDNNTLLLGGLQNYVTEVDLNTVQETQKFTVEIPGVAIMRQSNRFFFCGHTSGKVSLRDLRTFKLEHEFDAYSGSLSDFDVHGNLLAACGFSSRGLNGLSCDRFLMVYDLRMMRAVTPLQVHVDPLFLRFIPTYTSRLAIISQTGQCQFCEPTGLANLADIFHVNTVGQLLMSFDVSSSKQALAFGDSSGCVHLWSSAPDVSFNDYSRETELALPCLVDSLPQLDWNHELVPISLVPMPLTSTEPLLSDWPSNLITPSPRHAPAVDPEILRTMKTVGFIGYAPNPRTRPRNQVPYKIKEVELEYDSYNQVPESPIGRDEEPHLYMVPKKYRKVTIKYSKLGLEDFDFKHYNRTLFAGLEPHIPNAYCNCMIQVLYFLEPIRCLVQNHLCQKEFCLACELGFLFHMLDLSRGDPCQASNFLRAFRTIPEASALGLILADSDEQTGKARLGRLIQSWNCFILTQLHQETQEQEGPQAYRGTSSTLGSSGESVIGRLFGCEVENSSLCRCGKETVRSSLTLLFTMHYPEHSSLEKFPEYNFADILKKSICLEQSTQAWCENCEKYQPTVQTRNIRCLPDVLVVNCEVNSVKEAEFWKAQAEYSFNKALKKEAAEPPKPKEPLPTEWCLEDEVGNAEGLTFDTRAEDLRHVWIPQSLKMCINKTHGLEVCSWLETDELSPEEESEGAAVYDLVVTVPHILDPRTGGNLVAHIKVGETYHQRKEGVTHQQWYLFNDFLIEPIDKTEAAQFDLSWKVPAIVYYARRNYHTKYDLRIKNPIEANVLLTEASLARKQRKSHATFIPLMVSEMPQAGDLVGLDAEFVTLNQEEAELRSDGTKSTIKPSQMSVARITCVRGQGPNEGVPFIDDYISTQEQVVDYLTQYSGIKPGDLDAKISSKHLTTLKSTYLKLRFLIDTGVRFVGHGLQKDFRVINLLVLKDQVIDTVYLFHMPRKRMISLRFLAWCFLDLNIQSETHDSIEDARTALQLYRKYLELSRGGLEEFRKVLKGLYEKGRKLDWKVPESDSADSQGSPKGTAVFPSVLGL; this is translated from the exons ATGATGAACTTCGACGGTATGGACCCGGGACTGGGCGAGTACGCGGCCGGCCTGCACGGTGGCCTGGAGCCCGGGCTGGACCCGGCTCTGGACCCGGCGCTGCTGCAGGCCGTGGAGCTGGACCCGGACGCCATGGCCGTGCCCGTGGTCGAGGGCATGTACTCCGAGCTGCACAGTGTGGCATCCGAGGTCGGAGTTCCAGTCACAGCGACCCACTTCGACTTGCAGGAAGAGCTGCTGTGGATCGGGAACCACCGG GGACATGCAAGCTCCTTTTTTGGGCCCACGATGGGGCGTTACTCCTCTTTCCAGGTGCACCTGGCTGATGACATCCGCCATATTCAGAGCATGGACACCAGCGTCCTGTTTTTGACTAAGAGTAACCTCAAGTGCCTTACACGCGGAGGCCTCATCATGTTCGACTACCC GATGGAGGAGGGTGTTGACATGCACAGTTTGCTGCTCACTGACAATAACACGCTGTTGTTGGGAGGCTTGCAGAACTATGTGACCGAGGTGGATCTGAACACCGTGCAGGAAACACAAAAA TTCACCGTGGAGATCCCTGGCGTGGCCATCATGAGGCAGTCCAATCGTTTCTTCTTTTGTGGACATACGTCAGGAAAG GTGTCTTTGCGAGATCTGCGCACCTTTAAATTGGAGCACGAGTTTGACGCGTACTCGGGCAGCCTTTCCGATTTTGATGTTCATGGCAACCTGCTGGCGGCGTGCGGTTTCTCCAGCCGTGGCCTCAACGGCCTGTCATGTGATCGCTTCCTAATGGTGTACGACCTGCGCATGATGCGAGCTGTTACCCCTCTGCAGGTGCACGTGGATCCGCTGTTCCTCCGCTTCATCCCTACCTACACTTCCCGACTGGCCATTATCTCCCAGACAG GTCAGTGTCAGTTCTGCGAGCCCACAGGTCTGGCTAACCTGGCTGATATTTTCCACGTGAACACAGTAGGCCAGCTGCTAATGAGCTTCGACGTGTCGAGCAGTAAGCAGGCGCTGGCTTTCGGAGACTCGAGCGGTTGTGTGCACCTGTGGTCCAGCGCCCCCGATGTCTCCTTCAACGACTACTCCAGAGAGACGGAGCTGGCACTGCCGTGCCTCGTAGACTCACTGCCCCAGCTGGACTGGAACCATGAGCTGGTTCCCATTTCTCTGGTGCCCATGCCACTCACCAGCACAGAGCCTCTTCTCTCAGACTGGCCCAGCAACCTCATCACACCCAGCCCCAG ACACGCACCTGCCGTTGACCCAGAGATTTTGAGGACGATGAAGACTGTCGGGTTTATTGGATATGCCCCGAACCCTCGTACACGCCCCAGAAATCAG GTTCCTTATAAGATAAAGGAGGTGGAGCTGGAGTATGACAGCTATAACCAGGTTCCAGAGTCTCCAATTGGACGAGATGAGGAGCCACACCTTTACATGGTGCCAAAGAAGTACAGAAAG GTCACCATCAAATACTCCAAACTGGGGCTGGAGGACTTTGACTTCAAGCATTACAACAGAACTCTGTTTGCTGGTTTGGAGCCTCATATACCCAATGCTTACTGTAACTGTATGATCCAG GTGTTGTATTTCCTGGAGCCAATTAGATGCTTGGTGCAGAATCACCTGTGTCAGAAGGAGTTCTGTTTGGCCTGTGAGCTCGGCTTCCTCTTTCATATGCTGGATCTGAGCAGAGGAGACCCCTGCCAG GCCAGTAATTTCCTGCGGGCGTTCCGGACCATCCCTGAAGCGTCGGCTCTCGGCTTGATCCTGGCCGATTCTGACGAGCAGACGGGCAAAGCCAGGCTCGGTCGCCTAATCCAGAGCTGGAACTGCTTCATCCTCACACAGCTGCATCAGGAAACTCAGGAGCAGGAAGGACCTCAGGCTTACAGAGGGACCAGCAG tacACTGGGTTCCTCAGGGGAGTCAGTGATCGGCAGGCTGTTTGGCTGTGAGGTGGAGAACAGTAGTCTCTGTCGCTGTGGGAAGGAGACGGTGCGCTCCTCACTCACCCTACTCTTCACCATGCACTACCCTGAGCACAGCTCCCTtg aaaagtTCCCAGAATATAACTTTGCTGACATCCTGAAGAAGAGCATCTGTCTGGAGCAGAGCACACAGGCCTGGTGTGAAAACTGTGAAAAATATCAGCCCACA gtgcagaCAAGGAACATCCGTTGTCTGCCTGATGTGTTGGTGGTAAACTGTGAGGTGAACAGTGTGAAAGAAGCAGAGTTCTGGAAAGCCCAAGCTGAG TACTCCTTCAACAAGGCACTGAAGAAAGAAGCTGCAGAGCCACCAAAGCCCAAAGAGCCTCTTCCTACAGAGTGGTGCTTAGA GGATGAGGTCGGCAATGCGGAAGGTTTAACCTTTGACACACGAGCAGAGGACCTGAGGCATGTGTGGATTCCACAGAGTCTAAAGATGTGCATTAATAAGACACACGGTCTGGAGGTGTGCAGCTGGCTCGAGACTGATGAG TTAAGTCCAGAGGAAGAGTCTGAGGGCGCTGCTGTATATGACCTGGTGGTCACTGTGCCTCACATTCTCGACCCCCGTACAGGTGGAAACCTGGTGGCTCATATCAAAGTGGGAGAGACGTACCACCAGAGGAAAGAG GGGGTCACACATCAGCAGTGGTACCTCTTCAATGACTTCCTGATTGAGCCCATTGATAAG ACTGAAGCGGCTCAGTTTGATTTAAGCTGGAAGGTGCCGGCCATCGTTTACTACGCCAGGAGGAACTACCATACTAAATATGACCTGCGCA TTAAAAACCCGATTGAAGCCAACGTCCTGCTGACAGAAGCATCACTGGCCCGCAAACAGAGGAAGAGTCACGCTACATTCATCCCTCTGATGGTGAGTGAGATGCCTCAGGCTGGAGACCTTGTGGGACTGGACGCAGAGTTTGTCACGCTCAATCAG GAAGAGGCGGAGCTACGAAGCGACGGTACCAAGTCCACCATAAAGCCGAGCCAGATGTCTGTGGCTCGTATAACTTGCGTGAGGGGACAGGGGCCAAACGAGGGGGTTCCTTTTATTGACGATTACATTTCAACACAGGAGCAG GTGGTCGATTACTTGACTCAGTACTCGGGAATCAAACCTGGTGACCTGGATGCCAAAATTTCTTCTAAGCACTTAACCACCCTTAAGTCCACTTACCTCAAACTCCGCTTCCTTATCGACACCGGAGTTCGTTTTGTTGGCCACGGTTTACAGAAGGACTTCCGAGTCATAAACCTGCTG GTCCTGAAAGACCAGGTGATAGACACAGTCTACCTCTTCCACATGCCCAGGAAAAGAATGATCTCTCTGCGTTTCCTTGCCTGGTGTTTCCTGG ACTTAAACATTCAGAGTGAGACCCACGACAGTATAGAGGACGCACGCACCGCTCTGCAGCTGTACAGGAAGTACTTAGAGCTGAGCCGTGGGGGGCTGGAGGAGTTCCGGAAAGTGCTAAAGGGCCTTTATGAAAAAGGACGTAAGCTAGACTGGAAAGTGCCAGAGTCAGACTCTGCAGACAGCCAGGGAAGCCCCAAAG GTACCGCTGTGTTCCCCTCAGTGCTCGGCTTATGA
- the plagx gene encoding pleiomorphic adenoma gene X isoform X1: protein MASPRCPSTNVLKTARTYETMFHGKEQLNSHLQTHDSNKQDLQCEECGKHYNTRLGLRRHVATHATSVTGDLTCKVCRQVFGSMPTLLEHLSTHTGRPPPGVAVRERKHQCERCGRRFFTRKDVRRHAVVHTGRRDFLCPRCAQRFGRRDHLTRHLKKSHAQELDVLTSAPSSVVKEEPSLTMCTSGSPKDASEAFSMGIFNPQGLQGASASGVSHHHPVVPGSLSSPMGVGCYFEPSKHQPHQYHEAQRYQPASATSYLKAEMENFLNELQCGPMPPQATVATSASRPSDLLPDSLGGPSAHFTLRNSFTTAEPSPTAANVDLSPLLGFLPFGLPPYSSGGLVMGYSTTTTDCSPTPTSQLSGPLASFQPQPLHEPQALGHLNQPPGFSPTLPRFHQAFQQ from the coding sequence ATGGCTTCTCCTAGATGTCCAAGCACAAACGTCCTAAAAACTGCTCGTACGTATGAAACGATGTTCCATGGAAAGGAGCAGCTAAACAGCCACCTACAGACTCATGACTCCAACAAGCAAGACCTGCAGTGTGAAGAGTGTGGCAAACACTACAACACTCGGCTGGGTCTGAGACGCCACGTGGCTACCCACGCCACGTCTGTGACCGGAGATCTTACCTGCAAGGTGTGCCGTCAGGTTTTTGGAAGCATGCCGACTCTCCTCGAGCACCTGAGCACTCATACCGGCCGACCTCCACCAGGCGTAGCCGTGCGGGAGCGAAAGCACCAGTGTGAGCGCTGCGGCCGGCGCTTCTTCACTCGAAAGGATGTGAGGCGTCACGCTGTGGTGCACACAGGCAGAAGGGATTTCCTGTGCCCTCGCTGTGCTCAGCGCTTCGGCCGACGTGACCACCTTACACGCCACTTGAAGAAGAGTCATGCCCAGGAGCTGGACGTCCTCACGTCTGCACCCTCCAGTGTGGTAAAGGAAGAACCAAGTCTGACCATGTGCACCTCGGGATCCCCTAAGGATGCCTCGGAAGCCTTTTCGATGGGTATATTCAACCCCCAAGGTCTGCAGGGTGCCTCTGCCTCCGGGGTCAGTCACCATCACCCTGTGGTGCCTGGGTCCCTATCCAGCCCAATGGGTGTGGGCTGCTATTTTGAGCCAAGCAAGCACCAGCCCCACCAGTACCACGAGGCTCAGCGATACCAGCCTGCCTCCGCTACCTCATATCTGAAAGCTGAGATGGAGAACTTCCTGAATGAGCTCCAGTGTGGCCCGATGCCACCTCAGGCTACAGTTGCAACCTCTGCATCCAGACCGAGCGACCTTCTTCCTGATAGTCTGGGAGGTCCGAGTGCCCACTTCACCCTCAGGAACTCCTTCACCACTGCCGAGCCTTCGCCTACCGCTGCTAACGTGGACCTCTCACCACTGCTGGGCTTCCTGCCATTTGGCCTCCCACCGTACAGTTCAGGGGGCCTTGTGATGGGATACTCTACCACTACCACAGATTGCTCGCCGACTCCTACCTCTCAGCTCTCTGGGCCACTCGCCTCGTTTCAGCCACAGCCGCTGCACGAGCCTCAGGCCTTGGGGCATTTAAATCAGCCTCCTGGTTTCTCTCCTACTCTACCTCGATTCCATCAGGCCTTCCAACAGtga
- the plagx gene encoding pleiomorphic adenoma gene X isoform X2: MFHGKEQLNSHLQTHDSNKQDLQCEECGKHYNTRLGLRRHVATHATSVTGDLTCKVCRQVFGSMPTLLEHLSTHTGRPPPGVAVRERKHQCERCGRRFFTRKDVRRHAVVHTGRRDFLCPRCAQRFGRRDHLTRHLKKSHAQELDVLTSAPSSVVKEEPSLTMCTSGSPKDASEAFSMGIFNPQGLQGASASGVSHHHPVVPGSLSSPMGVGCYFEPSKHQPHQYHEAQRYQPASATSYLKAEMENFLNELQCGPMPPQATVATSASRPSDLLPDSLGGPSAHFTLRNSFTTAEPSPTAANVDLSPLLGFLPFGLPPYSSGGLVMGYSTTTTDCSPTPTSQLSGPLASFQPQPLHEPQALGHLNQPPGFSPTLPRFHQAFQQ, encoded by the coding sequence ATGTTCCATGGAAAGGAGCAGCTAAACAGCCACCTACAGACTCATGACTCCAACAAGCAAGACCTGCAGTGTGAAGAGTGTGGCAAACACTACAACACTCGGCTGGGTCTGAGACGCCACGTGGCTACCCACGCCACGTCTGTGACCGGAGATCTTACCTGCAAGGTGTGCCGTCAGGTTTTTGGAAGCATGCCGACTCTCCTCGAGCACCTGAGCACTCATACCGGCCGACCTCCACCAGGCGTAGCCGTGCGGGAGCGAAAGCACCAGTGTGAGCGCTGCGGCCGGCGCTTCTTCACTCGAAAGGATGTGAGGCGTCACGCTGTGGTGCACACAGGCAGAAGGGATTTCCTGTGCCCTCGCTGTGCTCAGCGCTTCGGCCGACGTGACCACCTTACACGCCACTTGAAGAAGAGTCATGCCCAGGAGCTGGACGTCCTCACGTCTGCACCCTCCAGTGTGGTAAAGGAAGAACCAAGTCTGACCATGTGCACCTCGGGATCCCCTAAGGATGCCTCGGAAGCCTTTTCGATGGGTATATTCAACCCCCAAGGTCTGCAGGGTGCCTCTGCCTCCGGGGTCAGTCACCATCACCCTGTGGTGCCTGGGTCCCTATCCAGCCCAATGGGTGTGGGCTGCTATTTTGAGCCAAGCAAGCACCAGCCCCACCAGTACCACGAGGCTCAGCGATACCAGCCTGCCTCCGCTACCTCATATCTGAAAGCTGAGATGGAGAACTTCCTGAATGAGCTCCAGTGTGGCCCGATGCCACCTCAGGCTACAGTTGCAACCTCTGCATCCAGACCGAGCGACCTTCTTCCTGATAGTCTGGGAGGTCCGAGTGCCCACTTCACCCTCAGGAACTCCTTCACCACTGCCGAGCCTTCGCCTACCGCTGCTAACGTGGACCTCTCACCACTGCTGGGCTTCCTGCCATTTGGCCTCCCACCGTACAGTTCAGGGGGCCTTGTGATGGGATACTCTACCACTACCACAGATTGCTCGCCGACTCCTACCTCTCAGCTCTCTGGGCCACTCGCCTCGTTTCAGCCACAGCCGCTGCACGAGCCTCAGGCCTTGGGGCATTTAAATCAGCCTCCTGGTTTCTCTCCTACTCTACCTCGATTCCATCAGGCCTTCCAACAGtga